One window from the genome of Rhodopirellula halodulae encodes:
- a CDS encoding multiheme c-type cytochrome, translated as MKVPSAKRSRLISLFTLFILGVCAVTAAREWLRVEPMRTEPLSAAARRAQQPLGQQKIAPSITQAVNRWSGFIQTQFAGDEACKPCHVAEYEAHLRSGHSRTATAMARTDFAAQLLRLQEYHDSRRDQTFHFRLKDDQFWVSTNSQTTRLKKTGQGRGTDAGQSITPEPPTNVSVKVDWLLGSGTHAQTPIAIQADGSQGIELRWSAFKGHSDPKLTPDHEAFDQFQAGTAECFGRPMDAMDVRSCLGCHSTVVPPPPLPLTAVTTIANVGCERCHGPRKEHVLMAEKGMAEQSKPMINLHDAEAYMETCSACHRDERSVAVDATEAEKARFQPYGLKKSACYLAAPEQLTCSTCHDPHDTTSHDREQYIQQCNTCHQDADHTVCPKQPTGDCVECHMPLTEWTQGISFHDHWIRVVDDDSGATQTAPQTEVLP; from the coding sequence GTGAAGGTTCCATCCGCGAAACGGTCGCGGCTGATCAGTCTGTTCACACTCTTCATTCTTGGTGTGTGTGCGGTGACTGCCGCGCGAGAATGGCTGCGGGTGGAACCGATGCGGACGGAACCACTGTCTGCCGCAGCTCGTCGAGCTCAGCAACCACTTGGCCAACAAAAGATCGCGCCGTCCATCACTCAGGCGGTGAACCGGTGGAGCGGTTTCATTCAAACCCAATTCGCGGGTGATGAGGCGTGCAAACCGTGCCACGTTGCGGAGTACGAAGCTCACCTGCGTTCAGGGCATTCACGCACCGCGACAGCAATGGCGCGAACGGACTTCGCGGCTCAACTGCTTCGCTTGCAAGAATACCATGATTCGCGGCGTGACCAGACATTTCACTTTCGCCTGAAAGACGACCAGTTTTGGGTCTCCACCAACTCCCAGACCACGCGATTGAAAAAGACGGGGCAGGGCAGGGGAACTGACGCGGGGCAAAGCATCACCCCAGAGCCGCCTACCAACGTTTCCGTCAAAGTCGATTGGTTGCTAGGTTCAGGAACGCATGCTCAAACCCCAATCGCGATCCAAGCCGACGGATCCCAAGGCATCGAGTTGCGTTGGTCCGCTTTCAAAGGACATTCCGATCCGAAGTTGACGCCGGATCACGAAGCCTTTGATCAGTTTCAAGCTGGAACAGCCGAATGCTTCGGACGTCCGATGGATGCAATGGATGTCCGATCGTGCTTGGGCTGCCATTCCACGGTCGTTCCGCCTCCGCCTTTGCCTCTGACCGCGGTCACCACCATTGCCAATGTTGGGTGCGAACGGTGCCACGGCCCGAGAAAAGAACACGTTCTGATGGCCGAAAAAGGAATGGCGGAACAGAGCAAGCCGATGATCAATCTGCACGACGCGGAGGCATACATGGAGACCTGCAGTGCTTGCCATCGCGATGAGCGATCCGTAGCCGTCGATGCAACGGAAGCGGAAAAAGCTCGTTTCCAGCCCTACGGTTTGAAGAAGAGTGCCTGCTACCTCGCCGCTCCAGAGCAACTGACCTGCTCCACCTGCCACGATCCCCACGACACGACATCTCACGATCGTGAGCAATACATCCAGCAATGCAATACATGTCATCAGGACGCTGACCACACCGTCTGTCCAAAGCAACCCACCGGCGACTGCGTCGAATGCCACATGCCGCTGACCGAGTGGACTCAGGGCATCTCGTTCCACGACCACTGGATCCGAGTGGTCGACGACGATTCGGGAGCGACACAGACGGCCCCGCAAACCGAGGTGTTGCCATGA
- a CDS encoding DUF1559 family PulG-like putative transporter: MKSQFSNVWNQRTTKRSGFTLVELLVVIAIIGVLVGLLLPAVQAAREAARRMQCQNNFKQFGIALHNHMAAFGSFPPGNVNYDENGNRFKTGGWQHGQNELGWHWLPMLFPYMEQPGVWELITRCEDSVTGHTSNPCDHCEYFAEFEHIGRDQLGAFVSCPSAPSVTSQFSDGSYGLEALAKGCNYAASWGSGDMLSWENDETSGAFGTYYVHQDVIIKDGVAGDRFQNRNGMGSEDFLDGMSNTMAMSEILNADGNGSESAKDIRGVWMSPAMGATIFSAYTNPNSREKDVLAACDETIPEDRLNPYLACLEERDTAEIWAAARSHHTGGVNVLMADSSVRFVTDSVDNLNVWRPMATAKNSELFEMP, from the coding sequence ATGAAATCTCAATTTTCAAACGTGTGGAATCAACGGACGACGAAACGATCCGGTTTCACCTTGGTCGAACTTTTGGTCGTGATCGCGATCATTGGCGTGTTGGTTGGCTTGTTGCTTCCCGCGGTTCAAGCCGCTCGCGAAGCTGCTCGTCGCATGCAGTGCCAAAACAACTTCAAACAATTCGGTATCGCACTTCACAATCACATGGCCGCCTTCGGCTCGTTCCCGCCCGGCAACGTGAACTACGACGAGAACGGCAACCGCTTTAAAACCGGTGGCTGGCAGCACGGTCAGAACGAACTGGGATGGCACTGGTTGCCGATGCTGTTTCCTTACATGGAGCAACCCGGCGTTTGGGAACTGATCACCCGCTGCGAAGATTCCGTCACGGGTCACACCTCGAACCCCTGTGATCACTGCGAGTACTTCGCGGAATTTGAACACATCGGTCGCGACCAGCTGGGTGCATTTGTCTCTTGCCCCTCGGCCCCCAGCGTGACCAGTCAGTTCTCCGATGGCAGCTACGGCTTGGAAGCGCTCGCCAAAGGCTGCAACTACGCGGCGAGCTGGGGCTCCGGCGACATGCTCTCTTGGGAAAACGATGAAACTTCCGGAGCATTCGGAACCTACTACGTCCATCAGGACGTCATCATCAAAGACGGCGTCGCAGGTGACCGTTTCCAAAACCGAAACGGTATGGGCAGCGAAGACTTCTTGGACGGGATGAGCAATACCATGGCGATGAGCGAAATTCTCAACGCGGATGGCAACGGTTCAGAATCTGCCAAAGACATTCGCGGCGTTTGGATGTCACCAGCGATGGGTGCCACCATCTTCTCGGCCTACACCAACCCCAACAGTCGTGAAAAAGATGTGCTGGCTGCCTGTGACGAGACCATTCCAGAGGACCGATTGAATCCTTACTTGGCTTGCTTGGAAGAACGCGATACCGCTGAGATCTGGGCCGCAGCTCGCAGTCACCACACCGGCGGCGTCAACGTTCTGATGGCAGACAGCTCGGTTCGCTTCGTCACCGATTCAGTCGACAACCTGAACGTCTGGCGTCCGATGGCAACGGCCAAGAACAGTGAACTGTTCGAGATGCCCTGA
- a CDS encoding TonB-dependent receptor, translating to MNNERPSTERKALQINLDPRRYGSFAEIGAGQEVVRWFFRVGAAAGTIAKSMSAYDMAVSDAIYGECDRYVCRQRLEDMLTREHNLNIERLKEQRGDSTAFFAFADTVSARNYHGTNECHGWMGIRFQAHPRDEDSQIIIHVRMLDNNNAAQQEALGIVGVNLLYGAFFLNHEPDQLIESLLDNLSTRRIEIDMIEFSGIAFRHVDNRVMSLRLVQLGLSNAAMFSAEGKVLQPAEVLYKKNILVERGSFRPVTHVNMDMLQAAKKTFQKEDDVDANQMVTLAEITMRNLRANGEIDLKDFLARADTLAACGMTVLISDYFEYYRLAAYLSQYTKKKIAITMGAGSLHELFDERYYSALDGGILESFGRMFKNDLKLYVYPLMDRETGELTTVENLEIASELRKLYEHLVDRGCIQQLHAYNPEHLSTFSREVLKMIEEGDEEWKTHVPPEVASVIQRRGFFGCKSQAPESRLAAMVAANSQGFGGVPMPTAYSV from the coding sequence ATGAACAACGAACGTCCATCGACCGAACGCAAAGCACTACAAATCAACTTGGACCCACGACGTTACGGGTCGTTTGCTGAAATCGGGGCCGGACAAGAAGTCGTTCGATGGTTCTTTCGGGTGGGCGCCGCCGCCGGCACGATTGCCAAGAGCATGTCCGCCTATGACATGGCAGTCAGCGACGCGATCTACGGCGAATGCGACCGATACGTTTGCCGCCAGCGTTTGGAAGACATGCTGACCCGCGAACACAACCTCAACATCGAACGCCTGAAAGAACAACGCGGCGATTCCACCGCTTTCTTTGCTTTCGCCGACACCGTCTCGGCACGCAACTACCATGGCACCAACGAATGCCACGGGTGGATGGGAATCCGCTTCCAAGCCCACCCCCGCGACGAAGACAGCCAAATCATCATCCATGTCCGCATGCTGGACAACAACAACGCGGCCCAACAAGAAGCACTCGGCATCGTTGGCGTGAACCTGCTCTACGGAGCCTTCTTCCTAAATCACGAACCCGATCAGTTGATTGAATCGTTGCTCGATAACTTGAGCACTCGACGAATCGAAATCGACATGATTGAGTTCTCCGGAATTGCATTCCGTCACGTGGACAATCGCGTGATGAGCCTGCGTTTGGTGCAACTCGGATTGAGCAATGCCGCGATGTTTTCGGCCGAAGGCAAAGTGCTTCAGCCAGCCGAGGTGCTCTACAAGAAAAACATCTTGGTCGAACGAGGATCCTTCCGTCCCGTCACGCATGTCAACATGGATATGTTGCAAGCAGCCAAAAAGACCTTTCAAAAAGAAGACGACGTTGACGCCAACCAAATGGTCACGCTGGCGGAAATCACCATGCGAAATCTGCGGGCCAACGGTGAGATTGACCTGAAAGACTTTCTGGCACGTGCCGACACACTCGCTGCCTGCGGAATGACGGTGTTGATCTCGGATTACTTCGAGTACTACCGTCTGGCAGCCTATCTATCGCAGTACACCAAAAAGAAAATCGCGATCACGATGGGTGCCGGCAGCTTGCATGAGCTGTTCGATGAGCGTTATTACTCAGCGCTCGATGGCGGCATCCTGGAGTCCTTCGGAAGAATGTTCAAAAACGACTTGAAACTCTACGTCTATCCGTTGATGGATCGTGAAACCGGCGAACTGACCACGGTCGAGAACCTGGAGATCGCCAGCGAACTTCGCAAGCTCTACGAACACCTCGTGGATCGTGGTTGCATCCAACAATTACACGCCTACAACCCAGAGCATCTCTCAACGTTCAGCCGCGAAGTCCTGAAAATGATCGAGGAAGGCGACGAGGAATGGAAAACTCATGTGCCACCCGAAGTTGCCTCCGTCATTCAACGTCGAGGATTTTTCGGCTGCAAATCGCAGGCACCCGAATCTCGACTGGCCGCCATGGTCGCCGCGAATTCGCAAGGCTTCGGCGGTGTCCCCATGCCAACCGCCTATTCCGTCTGA
- a CDS encoding protocatechuate 3,4-dioxygenase, translating to MNVVPKPNVPDQKQSMSRRWFAGRAAIAAGAAAWWTTPGAFAEELLKPTPALTEGPFYPDRMPLDQDNDLIVINDGTTPAVGEITHLTGRVLTPSGSPVRNATIEIWQCDANAVYLHSRDSDGKKEQQDKNFQGFGRFETASDGGYRFRTIKPVPYPGRPAPHIHIKIKKGDRDLLTTQLMIRGHEGNAKDGVFRRVTDPAKRALLVADFKPLKESKILEYACQFDVILGKTPADG from the coding sequence ATGAATGTCGTTCCAAAGCCAAACGTTCCAGATCAAAAGCAATCGATGTCGCGTCGATGGTTTGCGGGGCGAGCTGCGATCGCCGCCGGAGCAGCGGCTTGGTGGACAACACCGGGTGCGTTCGCGGAGGAGTTGTTGAAGCCCACGCCGGCGCTCACCGAAGGACCGTTCTACCCGGATCGAATGCCTTTGGATCAAGACAACGATTTGATCGTGATCAACGACGGCACCACACCCGCCGTGGGCGAGATCACGCATTTGACCGGGCGAGTGTTGACGCCGTCTGGATCGCCGGTGCGAAACGCCACGATCGAGATTTGGCAGTGCGATGCCAACGCGGTGTATCTGCATTCGCGTGATAGCGACGGCAAGAAGGAACAGCAGGACAAGAATTTCCAAGGGTTCGGGCGATTTGAAACAGCCAGCGATGGCGGTTATCGCTTTCGAACGATCAAGCCGGTCCCCTACCCCGGTCGTCCCGCCCCTCACATTCACATCAAAATCAAAAAGGGCGACCGCGATCTGTTGACCACGCAGTTGATGATCCGCGGGCATGAAGGCAACGCGAAAGACGGTGTTTTTCGACGCGTCACCGATCCGGCGAAACGGGCCCTGTTGGTGGCTGATTTCAAGCCGTTGAAAGAATCGAAAATCCTTGAGTACGCCTGCCAATTCGACGTGATTCTTGGGAAGACGCCTGCCGACGGGTGA
- a CDS encoding TrkH family potassium uptake protein — translation MAFSLPFAFPELANRTHLPPAAAFESDAASGLLFSMAICFFVGAFFRFLGRGHRAGGELYQKEAMAIVGLSWVSATVLGALPYYLSGTMIAEGSPITFAEAMFESQSGFSTTGATVLTDLESPELVPHCILFWRSWTHFLGGLGIVVLFVAILGQGSAGKAMMRAEMPGPTKEGSMPRMQHTALVFAAIYVGLNMLLTLIYRLEGMSAFDALCHAFGTMATGGFSTYNRSLGGFDSPLIEYTTVFFMILAGTNFTLMYLMLLDIPRRPLTACRRLFQDVEFRTYALVILAVTVGVVLFGLRAKDEGFETLAKSVQNGLFQVVSVITTTGYGTADFDEWNNFGRGILLLLMFVGGCAGSTGGGMKVIRHVLFYKILRLEIERAHRPRVVRPLRVSGVAVDDPNLAHNILLYFCMVLAIFVMSWLALVTFEPNSTWGVVVAESADAEVVDESVQSKETGEEVVVVDQSQTGKDLLHGTLDEKLLDCASAVAATLNNIGPGLGVVGATRNYAGFSQGAKLLFVLLMMLGRVEIFSVLLLFVPSFWRRV, via the coding sequence ATGGCGTTCAGCTTGCCCTTCGCATTTCCGGAGTTGGCCAACCGAACGCATCTGCCTCCCGCCGCGGCGTTTGAATCGGATGCTGCCAGCGGGTTGCTCTTCAGCATGGCGATTTGTTTTTTCGTCGGGGCGTTCTTTCGGTTTCTGGGACGTGGGCATCGCGCCGGCGGAGAGCTGTACCAGAAAGAGGCGATGGCGATTGTTGGTTTGTCATGGGTGAGTGCGACCGTTCTGGGGGCCCTGCCCTATTACCTCAGCGGCACCATGATCGCCGAAGGGTCACCCATCACCTTTGCCGAAGCGATGTTCGAATCGCAATCAGGATTTAGCACCACGGGAGCAACCGTGCTGACCGATCTGGAGTCACCCGAGTTGGTTCCGCACTGCATTCTGTTCTGGCGGTCTTGGACTCACTTCTTGGGCGGATTGGGGATCGTGGTTTTGTTTGTAGCAATTCTAGGTCAGGGTTCCGCTGGCAAAGCAATGATGCGCGCGGAGATGCCAGGACCAACCAAGGAAGGCAGCATGCCGCGGATGCAGCACACCGCGTTGGTGTTCGCCGCGATCTATGTCGGGCTGAATATGCTGTTGACGTTGATCTATCGGCTTGAAGGCATGAGTGCGTTTGACGCGTTGTGCCATGCGTTTGGAACGATGGCGACGGGAGGCTTCAGCACTTACAACCGATCGCTGGGCGGGTTTGACAGTCCGTTGATCGAGTACACCACGGTGTTCTTCATGATCCTGGCGGGAACCAACTTCACGCTGATGTACTTGATGCTGTTGGACATCCCGCGTCGGCCGTTGACCGCCTGTCGTCGATTATTTCAAGACGTCGAGTTCCGCACGTACGCACTGGTCATTTTGGCGGTCACGGTGGGTGTGGTATTGTTCGGATTGCGTGCCAAAGATGAGGGATTTGAGACGCTGGCCAAGTCCGTTCAGAACGGATTGTTTCAAGTGGTTTCGGTGATCACGACGACGGGTTACGGCACAGCGGACTTCGACGAGTGGAACAATTTTGGGCGAGGCATCTTGTTGCTGTTGATGTTCGTTGGCGGTTGTGCCGGCAGCACGGGCGGCGGGATGAAGGTCATTCGGCACGTTTTGTTCTACAAAATTCTTCGATTGGAGATTGAGCGCGCCCACCGACCACGTGTGGTTCGGCCTTTGAGAGTCAGCGGTGTTGCCGTGGACGATCCTAATCTCGCCCACAATATCCTGCTGTATTTTTGCATGGTGCTGGCGATTTTTGTGATGTCTTGGTTGGCACTGGTCACGTTCGAGCCCAATTCGACTTGGGGTGTCGTCGTGGCTGAGTCGGCCGACGCGGAAGTGGTGGACGAGTCCGTGCAATCAAAAGAGACAGGGGAAGAAGTCGTGGTCGTGGATCAGTCCCAGACGGGAAAGGATTTGCTTCACGGAACCTTGGATGAGAAATTGTTGGATTGTGCCAGCGCTGTGGCAGCGACGCTCAACAACATTGGACCGGGTTTGGGAGTGGTGGGAGCCACTCGAAACTACGCCGGATTCAGTCAGGGTGCCAAGTTGTTGTTTGTCTTGTTGATGATGCTGGGACGCGTCGAGATCTTCAGCGTGTTGTTGCTGTTTGTGCCGTCTTTTTGGCGAAGGGTGTGA
- a CDS encoding NfeD family protein: MIAKTGSSDSCARRFQFFGIGGWNFGWLALVVCAFHLLLGNALHAEESDASGGKRRGVLIEFKEDINPLSGALLKRKFESALDSGADVIIFDIQSPGGYTAVTFELMDMVLEAKDVETVAYIEKDAISGAALLALSTDTILMRPDARMGDAGEIVMGEDGAFRYTPAKSRSVLAQKVRDTAEATGRPLALAEKMTDKDMVVYSAVNKESGEQRYLSDKDLASMEDADQWERSPPIREAGKEMFFTVNGRRGVELGMVDQVVDGREDLAEVLNLREPIVEMQRSWVDTLVFLLNTQFVTFLLLLIGLVALGVELSAPGIGVGGLTSVLCFGLFFWARFLGGTSGWLEVVLFLVGILFIAAEVFVIPGFGVAGISGLALSLGALVMASRRFALPENEIQWSSLAADMLTVMGAFLGFLVCLIVIAKYMGDIPGLSRLTLRPQVLVSASGDASATLVSGPAWERVQVGDTGAAMSPLRPSGKVQFGDDAVDVVTDGDFVDPGSSVRIIAKQGARITVRKV; the protein is encoded by the coding sequence ATGATTGCAAAGACCGGTTCCAGCGACTCGTGTGCACGGCGGTTTCAGTTTTTCGGAATCGGTGGATGGAATTTTGGTTGGCTGGCGTTGGTGGTATGCGCCTTCCATCTGCTGTTGGGAAACGCTTTGCATGCGGAAGAGTCGGACGCGTCCGGCGGAAAACGTCGTGGTGTGTTGATTGAATTCAAAGAAGACATCAATCCGCTCAGCGGAGCACTGCTGAAACGCAAGTTCGAATCGGCTTTGGATTCTGGTGCGGATGTGATCATCTTCGACATCCAGTCACCGGGCGGATACACGGCGGTGACCTTCGAGTTGATGGACATGGTGTTGGAGGCCAAGGATGTCGAAACGGTTGCCTACATCGAGAAGGACGCAATCAGCGGCGCCGCGCTGTTGGCGTTGTCGACGGACACGATCTTGATGCGTCCCGATGCCCGAATGGGTGATGCGGGGGAGATCGTCATGGGCGAAGACGGTGCGTTTCGATACACGCCCGCGAAGAGTCGAAGTGTGTTGGCTCAAAAGGTTCGCGATACGGCCGAAGCCACGGGACGCCCCTTGGCTTTGGCGGAAAAAATGACGGACAAGGACATGGTCGTGTACAGCGCTGTGAACAAGGAATCAGGCGAGCAGCGTTATCTGTCGGACAAAGACTTGGCGTCGATGGAAGACGCGGATCAATGGGAACGCAGTCCGCCCATTCGAGAGGCCGGCAAAGAGATGTTCTTCACGGTCAATGGTCGACGCGGTGTTGAGTTAGGCATGGTCGATCAGGTGGTCGATGGACGAGAGGACTTGGCGGAGGTTCTGAACCTTCGCGAGCCGATCGTGGAAATGCAACGCAGTTGGGTCGATACGTTGGTGTTTCTGCTGAACACTCAGTTCGTCACGTTCCTGTTACTTCTGATTGGTCTGGTCGCGTTGGGAGTTGAGTTGTCCGCACCGGGAATCGGCGTCGGCGGTTTGACCAGCGTGCTTTGTTTTGGATTGTTTTTCTGGGCACGGTTCCTGGGCGGGACCTCAGGATGGTTGGAGGTGGTGTTGTTCCTCGTGGGGATCTTGTTCATCGCTGCCGAGGTGTTTGTGATTCCCGGCTTTGGCGTTGCTGGGATCAGCGGATTGGCGTTGTCGTTGGGGGCATTGGTGATGGCGTCCCGACGATTTGCTTTGCCAGAAAATGAAATTCAGTGGTCTTCCCTGGCGGCGGATATGTTGACCGTGATGGGGGCATTTCTTGGTTTTCTGGTGTGTTTGATTGTCATCGCGAAATACATGGGTGATATACCGGGGCTGAGTCGATTGACGCTGCGGCCTCAGGTATTGGTGTCAGCCAGCGGCGATGCGAGTGCAACTCTGGTGAGCGGCCCGGCTTGGGAGCGTGTTCAAGTGGGCGATACAGGCGCAGCCATGTCACCGCTGCGTCCCAGCGGCAAAGTGCAGTTCGGAGACGACGCGGTCGATGTGGTGACGGATGGTGACTTTGTTGATCCCGGCAGCTCCGTGCGGATCATCGCGAAACAAGGGGCTCGCATTACCGTTCGGAAAGTTTGA
- a CDS encoding malate synthase, glyoxysoomal, translated as MKSTATFLFACLIGAAFAPSASAQGLDDLFSASPQRDTPQRAAQRLELPPMPVASADAEEIAQPQSSPSDRQLARSSGSSAEDTATLAKQLRQARALEASRQRQARLEASYWASNPNLRPNWDSNLGQNYRNRIVYYVPVYVRAR; from the coding sequence ATGAAATCGACCGCAACGTTTTTGTTCGCATGCCTGATTGGTGCCGCCTTCGCTCCTTCCGCTTCGGCGCAAGGATTGGACGACCTGTTCTCAGCGTCGCCTCAGCGAGACACTCCACAGCGTGCTGCTCAGCGTTTGGAACTTCCGCCGATGCCCGTCGCATCGGCTGACGCGGAAGAGATTGCACAGCCACAATCCAGTCCATCGGATCGCCAATTGGCCCGTTCGTCGGGATCATCCGCCGAGGATACTGCGACACTCGCTAAACAACTTCGACAAGCACGTGCGTTGGAAGCATCGCGTCAGCGACAAGCACGCTTGGAAGCTTCTTACTGGGCGAGCAACCCAAACCTGCGTCCCAATTGGGACAGCAACTTGGGTCAGAACTATCGCAACCGCATCGTGTACTACGTGCCAGTCTACGTCCGCGCTCGCTGA
- the tsaE gene encoding tRNA (adenosine(37)-N6)-threonylcarbamoyltransferase complex ATPase subunit type 1 TsaE: protein MNLVTLDQVDLETLARLADAFVREPIAFPVCFAVTGTLGAGKTRWTQEIARAMGLDASEVTSPTFTLLRTYHAPQHTLHHVDAYRVGDEDEWWELGLEECYQEPNAWTVIEWADRFEEAMPPEAIWMHIDFQSESPTEATRDLRFRCDEAERFDWVKRSVSQLSGE, encoded by the coding sequence ATGAATTTGGTCACACTCGACCAGGTTGATTTAGAAACACTCGCTCGGCTCGCGGACGCTTTCGTTCGCGAGCCGATTGCGTTCCCGGTTTGCTTTGCCGTGACCGGAACGCTTGGTGCTGGAAAAACGCGGTGGACCCAAGAGATCGCGCGTGCGATGGGATTGGATGCTTCGGAGGTCACCAGTCCGACGTTCACGTTGTTGCGAACGTATCACGCACCTCAACACACACTGCATCATGTTGATGCTTATCGCGTGGGCGACGAAGACGAATGGTGGGAACTTGGGCTGGAGGAGTGCTACCAAGAACCCAACGCCTGGACCGTCATCGAGTGGGCGGACCGGTTTGAAGAAGCCATGCCACCCGAGGCGATTTGGATGCACATCGACTTTCAATCAGAGTCGCCAACAGAAGCCACCCGTGATCTGCGATTCCGCTGCGATGAAGCCGAGCGGTTTGATTGGGTCAAACGTTCGGTTTCGCAACTAAGTGGCGAATAG
- a CDS encoding alpha-hydroxy acid oxidase — translation MQTHFNSEYPSVEHLRAKAKSRMPAFAYEYLASGCFTEVNLARNTSDIRQVQLQPWYLRDFDGADQTTELFGETYDAPFGVAPVGLQGLMWPNSCQYLAQAAVDHNLQFTLSTVSTASIEDIGQITNGRFWFQLYHPAEEELRDKLLDRAWEAGCRTLVMLADTPTFAYRPKEIRNGLSIPPRMTLRNICQMMMSPAWAMGQLAAGKPEFQTMKNYIPKGLNMKHLGLFMNKTFSGRLTENKIAAIREKWKGNLVVKGVVNPADAEIAVKHGLDGLIVSNHGGRQLDRGQSTIVPMYKLVPEFGGKLKIMIDGGMYSGADIASCLACGADFTFMGRTPMLGVCALGKYGGHHTFEMLKKQLQQVMEQVGCSKVSNLREHLIAESVPV, via the coding sequence ATGCAAACTCATTTCAATTCAGAATATCCCTCGGTTGAGCACCTGCGAGCCAAAGCCAAGTCGAGAATGCCCGCGTTTGCCTACGAGTACCTCGCGTCGGGCTGCTTCACAGAGGTCAATCTCGCGAGAAATACCAGCGACATCCGCCAAGTCCAACTGCAACCTTGGTACCTGCGAGATTTCGATGGTGCGGATCAAACCACCGAGCTTTTTGGTGAGACTTACGACGCACCGTTTGGCGTCGCACCGGTCGGACTGCAAGGATTGATGTGGCCAAACTCTTGCCAGTATTTGGCTCAGGCTGCTGTTGACCACAATCTTCAATTCACTTTGTCTACGGTCAGCACGGCTAGCATTGAAGACATTGGGCAAATCACCAACGGACGGTTCTGGTTCCAACTTTACCATCCGGCCGAAGAAGAGCTGCGTGACAAACTATTGGACCGAGCCTGGGAAGCAGGCTGCCGCACCCTCGTGATGCTGGCTGACACGCCGACGTTTGCATACCGGCCCAAAGAGATCCGAAACGGACTGTCGATTCCACCTCGCATGACACTGCGGAACATCTGTCAAATGATGATGAGTCCCGCGTGGGCGATGGGGCAATTGGCAGCGGGCAAGCCCGAGTTCCAAACCATGAAGAACTACATTCCCAAGGGGCTGAACATGAAGCACTTGGGTCTGTTCATGAACAAAACCTTCTCCGGACGACTGACTGAAAACAAGATCGCCGCCATTCGCGAAAAATGGAAAGGCAACTTGGTCGTCAAGGGCGTCGTCAATCCGGCCGACGCGGAGATCGCGGTCAAGCACGGATTGGATGGACTGATCGTTTCCAATCACGGTGGACGACAGCTCGATCGCGGCCAATCCACCATCGTCCCGATGTACAAACTTGTGCCGGAGTTTGGCGGCAAACTCAAAATCATGATCGACGGTGGCATGTACTCCGGTGCCGACATCGCATCGTGCTTGGCCTGTGGGGCCGACTTCACCTTCATGGGGCGGACGCCGATGCTAGGCGTGTGTGCGCTTGGCAAGTACGGCGGGCATCACACGTTTGAGATGTTGAAAAAGCAACTTCAACAGGTGATGGAACAAGTTGGCTGCTCGAAGGTTTCAAACCTTCGCGAGCACCTGATCGCAGAAAGCGTCCCGGTTTAG
- the hisB gene encoding imidazoleglycerol-phosphate dehydratase HisB has protein sequence MTASQSTPNTPPRQTTIERKTGETDIKLSINLDGSGSGQRNSGIGFLDHMLDLLAKHSLIDLTVEAKGDLHVDDHHTAEDIGIALGTAVDQALGNRAGVRRYGHFTLPMDECLVTSAVDMGGRYAFEYNAPIAAPKIGTFDSELVEHFWQSFAVNAKCNLHVLLHHGRNAHHISECVFKATARAIRMAVENDPRSDAIPSTKGVL, from the coding sequence ATGACTGCTTCCCAAAGCACACCGAACACCCCGCCTCGCCAAACGACGATTGAACGCAAAACAGGCGAAACCGACATCAAACTTTCCATCAACCTCGATGGAAGCGGTTCAGGTCAGCGCAATTCTGGCATCGGATTCCTGGACCACATGCTGGATCTGCTTGCCAAGCACAGTCTGATCGACCTCACGGTCGAGGCCAAAGGCGACCTGCACGTCGACGATCACCACACCGCGGAAGACATCGGCATCGCACTCGGGACCGCCGTGGATCAGGCGCTCGGAAATCGCGCCGGTGTTCGACGCTATGGGCACTTCACTTTGCCGATGGATGAGTGCTTGGTCACCTCCGCCGTCGACATGGGCGGACGATACGCGTTCGAATACAACGCCCCGATCGCTGCACCCAAGATCGGCACCTTCGATAGCGAATTGGTGGAACACTTTTGGCAATCCTTCGCTGTGAATGCCAAGTGCAACCTGCACGTGCTGTTGCATCACGGCCGCAACGCCCACCACATCAGCGAATGCGTTTTCAAAGCGACCGCCAGAGCCATACGAATGGCGGTCGAAAACGATCCGCGCAGTGACGCCATTCCCAGCACCAAGGGTGTGCTTTGA